In Mesotoga infera, a genomic segment contains:
- a CDS encoding ribonucleoside triphosphate reductase, translating to MLNVRKRNGAIVEFELEKIINAMKKAFEATETHYNEDILERVALRVVADFQPKNKDNLVDIEDIQDSVERTLENLAFADAAKAYILYRRHREKLRELDSSMLDFSKTVNSYLDMLDWRVHENSTVTYSIGGLILHNSGTVTANYWLREVYDPQIGNAHREGDIHIHDLSMLSGYCAGWSLKQLIEEGLGGVTGKVSSSPAKHLSTLVNQMVNFLGILQNEWAGAQAFSSFDTYLAPFVKIDNLSLKEVKQNIQSFVFGVNTPSRWGTQAPFTNITLDWVVPAKLKNEPAIVGGEAVDFTYGDCQEEMKMINRAFLEILDEGDANGRGFQYPIPTYNITKDFDWENEDAELLFEITSKYGTPYFQNFINSDLNPDDVRSMCCRLQLDKRELKRRGGGLFGSDEFTGSIGVVTINLPRIAYLSKNEEEFFGRLSKVMDLSSRSLEIKRSVVEKLNSEGLYPYTKRYLKNFDNHFSTIGLIGMNEASMNARWIRKTIAEEEGYLFALRVLNFMRDKMIGYQETTDHLYNLEATPAESTAYRLAKMDKKKFPQILTAGKDNPYYTNSSHLPVDYTKDIFSALDLQEELQQKYTGGTVFHAFLGERISDWETTRQLVRKIAENYRIPYFTISPTYSVCQNHGYIRGEQFTCPECGKPTEVYSRITGYYRPVQNWNTGKQEEFKTRETYRVGREKVDEFRRNGEGQSSGLSGQSSPDTVYLKL from the coding sequence ATGTTGAATGTTAGGAAAAGAAACGGTGCCATAGTCGAATTCGAACTGGAGAAGATAATCAACGCCATGAAGAAAGCATTTGAGGCAACCGAAACCCACTATAACGAAGACATACTTGAGAGGGTCGCACTGAGAGTCGTGGCAGATTTTCAGCCAAAAAACAAAGACAATCTCGTAGACATAGAGGATATCCAGGACTCTGTAGAAAGAACGCTTGAAAACCTTGCATTTGCCGATGCTGCCAAGGCGTATATACTTTATAGAAGACACAGGGAAAAACTCAGAGAACTTGATTCCTCCATGCTTGACTTCTCAAAGACAGTTAACAGCTATCTCGATATGCTTGACTGGCGGGTACATGAGAACTCCACAGTCACATACTCAATCGGAGGGCTGATTCTGCACAACAGCGGTACGGTAACCGCCAATTACTGGCTTAGGGAGGTCTATGATCCGCAGATAGGCAACGCCCACCGTGAGGGTGACATCCATATTCATGATCTCTCAATGCTCTCGGGATACTGTGCCGGCTGGAGCCTGAAACAGCTCATTGAGGAAGGTCTCGGAGGAGTGACGGGAAAGGTGTCGTCATCACCGGCAAAACACCTTTCTACACTTGTGAATCAGATGGTGAACTTCCTTGGAATACTCCAGAATGAATGGGCCGGCGCTCAAGCATTTTCTTCATTTGATACGTATCTTGCGCCCTTTGTAAAGATCGACAACCTTTCGCTCAAGGAAGTCAAACAGAACATCCAGTCATTTGTCTTCGGAGTAAATACACCTTCCAGATGGGGTACACAGGCCCCCTTCACGAATATCACCCTCGACTGGGTAGTCCCGGCCAAATTGAAGAATGAGCCGGCAATAGTTGGAGGGGAGGCGGTGGACTTCACTTATGGGGACTGTCAGGAAGAAATGAAGATGATAAACCGCGCCTTCCTTGAGATTCTTGACGAGGGAGATGCAAATGGTCGAGGCTTCCAGTATCCAATACCGACCTACAATATCACCAAGGATTTTGACTGGGAGAATGAGGATGCAGAGCTTCTCTTTGAGATAACCAGCAAATATGGCACTCCCTACTTTCAAAACTTCATAAACTCTGACCTCAATCCCGATGATGTGAGGAGCATGTGTTGCAGGCTGCAACTGGACAAACGCGAACTGAAAAGGAGAGGCGGCGGGCTCTTCGGTTCGGATGAGTTCACAGGTTCAATAGGCGTAGTTACAATAAACCTTCCTAGAATTGCATACCTCAGCAAGAATGAAGAAGAGTTTTTTGGAAGACTTTCGAAAGTGATGGATCTGTCGAGCAGAAGCCTTGAAATAAAGAGATCGGTCGTGGAGAAATTGAACAGTGAAGGCCTTTATCCATACACAAAGAGATATCTGAAGAACTTCGATAACCATTTTTCTACGATTGGCTTGATAGGAATGAATGAAGCAAGTATGAATGCCCGCTGGATTAGAAAGACTATAGCCGAAGAAGAGGGCTATCTGTTTGCATTGAGAGTGCTGAACTTCATGAGAGACAAGATGATCGGCTATCAGGAGACTACAGACCATCTCTACAACCTTGAGGCGACACCGGCCGAATCAACGGCTTACAGGCTCGCCAAGATGGACAAAAAGAAATTCCCTCAAATACTTACTGCGGGAAAGGACAATCCGTATTACACGAACTCTTCACATCTGCCAGTGGACTACACGAAGGATATTTTCAGCGCGCTAGACCTTCAGGAGGAACTACAGCAGAAGTATACAGGAGGCACAGTGTTTCACGCCTTCCTTGGAGAGAGAATATCTGACTGGGAAACGACCAGGCAACTTGTAAGGAAGATCGCCGAGAATTACAGAATTCCTTACTTCACGATTTCACCCACCTACTCGGTCTGTCAAAACCACGGATATATAAGAGGAGAACAGTTCACCTGTCCCGAATGCGGAAAGCCAACCGAGGTGTATTCAAGGATTACAGGCTACTACAGACCAGTACAGAACTGGAACACTGGAAAACAGGAAGAATTCAAAACGAGAGAGACTTACAGAGTTGGGAGAGAGAAAGTAGATGAATTTCGCAGGAATGGAGAGGGTCAGTCTAGTGGACTATCCGGGCAAAGTAGCCCTGACACTGTTTACCTCAAGCTGTAA
- a CDS encoding 3'-5' exonuclease yields MEFVVLDTETTGMSPQRGARLIEVAGVRVRDWKVCKSDCFDSLIDPSCMIPITITALTGISNLTVKGKPPVKDVLEDFFSFVEDATLVIHNAPFDLSFLDYYGQQSGLGRLQNAYIDTVEMSKAVFRYGRNNLDILLARLGIVPESRHRALGDALATAEAFVAMLTRIGTNNVTKFIRRPQR; encoded by the coding sequence TTGGAATTTGTCGTTCTGGACACGGAAACCACAGGAATGAGTCCGCAACGCGGGGCGAGACTGATCGAGGTTGCGGGAGTGCGTGTGCGCGACTGGAAAGTCTGTAAGAGCGATTGTTTCGATTCGCTCATAGATCCCTCATGCATGATTCCTATCACGATAACTGCCTTGACCGGAATTAGCAATTTGACCGTTAAGGGGAAGCCGCCGGTCAAAGATGTTCTCGAAGACTTCTTTTCCTTCGTTGAAGACGCAACCCTTGTGATTCACAATGCCCCGTTCGATCTCTCCTTTCTCGACTATTACGGCCAACAATCCGGATTGGGCAGGCTCCAGAACGCATATATTGATACCGTAGAAATGTCGAAAGCCGTGTTCAGATATGGGAGAAACAATCTAGACATACTGCTTGCAAGATTGGGGATAGTCCCAGAATCTCGCCATAGAGCTCTTGGAGACGCATTGGCAACAGCCGAAGCATTCGTAGCAATGTTAACTAGAATTGGTACAAATAATGTAACCAAATTCATAAGGAGACCTCAAAGGTAA
- a CDS encoding DUF362 domain-containing protein gives MGNENLMKRVAVLSSPEYARCREKISEGLDLIEFNETLQGKKVLLKVNLLSARLPDSCVTTNPAFVRAVAEVFLSKGAIVSIGDSPASVRVEAAAYAAGITEVCEDLRVPLADFDDPVPVVLEQGVYRSFEIARPVLETDLLVNLPKLKTHSLTQVTFGVKNLFGCVPGVKKQGWHFRVRNMKEFSAMLLDLAGYLRPSLTIIDGVEGMDGNGPSNGRIVKPGIIGISRDVFALDDAIAELFGVIHSKVPILRLAREKGLVGDYEVVGDEVEPKSLSLPETNLIGVYGAALLRRLVTKFPKIDKKKCVSCRVCERACPAGAIDISRFNIDYGKCIACYVCHELCPENAIVFRRRIHR, from the coding sequence ATGGGAAACGAGAATCTAATGAAAAGAGTGGCGGTCCTAAGCAGCCCAGAATACGCAAGGTGCAGGGAGAAGATTAGCGAAGGGCTCGACCTGATCGAGTTCAACGAAACTCTGCAGGGAAAGAAAGTTCTTCTGAAAGTGAATCTTCTATCGGCAAGGTTACCTGATAGTTGTGTCACCACTAATCCAGCCTTTGTTCGAGCTGTGGCAGAGGTCTTTCTCAGCAAGGGAGCGATAGTCAGCATCGGAGACTCTCCAGCGAGCGTTCGTGTTGAGGCTGCAGCTTATGCTGCAGGAATTACCGAAGTCTGTGAAGATCTCAGGGTTCCGCTCGCAGATTTTGATGATCCCGTTCCTGTAGTCCTGGAGCAGGGTGTGTACAGAAGCTTTGAAATTGCCAGGCCGGTTCTTGAAACCGACCTTCTAGTGAATCTTCCGAAGCTTAAGACACATTCACTCACTCAGGTCACATTCGGAGTCAAGAATCTTTTTGGCTGTGTTCCCGGGGTTAAGAAGCAGGGTTGGCATTTCAGAGTGAGAAACATGAAGGAGTTCTCGGCTATGCTTCTTGACCTTGCCGGCTATCTTAGGCCGTCCCTGACGATAATCGACGGCGTTGAAGGCATGGATGGCAACGGCCCGTCGAACGGGCGGATTGTAAAGCCGGGGATAATTGGTATTTCAAGAGATGTTTTCGCACTTGACGATGCCATTGCAGAACTCTTTGGAGTGATACATTCAAAGGTACCGATTCTACGTTTGGCAAGAGAAAAAGGACTAGTAGGCGATTACGAGGTTGTTGGAGATGAAGTCGAGCCGAAAAGTCTGTCTCTCCCCGAGACGAATTTGATCGGGGTTTACGGTGCAGCCCTATTGAGGAGATTAGTAACGAAGTTTCCGAAAATAGATAAGAAGAAGTGTGTGAGCTGCCGTGTTTGCGAGAGGGCCTGTCCGGCTGGAGCAATCGACATAAGCAGGTTCAATATCGATTACGGTAAGTGCATAGCATGCTACGTGTGTCATGAACTTTGCCCGGAAAATGCTATCGTCTTCAGAAGACGCATTCATAGATAG
- the glpK gene encoding glycerol kinase: protein MSYILAIDQGTSSSKAVLFDEELYQVAVAQEEFTQIYPKPGWVEHDPRDIILSTMGAIEKVVSDARISFREIAAIGITNQRETVVAWDAVTDQPLYNAIVWQDRRTADRCREIEESHGELIRRKTGLKPDPYFSATKMEWLLENVPVVREAARKGRLRFGTIDSWLIWNLTRENLHVCDFSNASRTMLFNIEKLEWDRDLLNLFGVEEEFLPEVVESCKLLGPSIYGPKIGGIAGDQQASLFGQTAFQTGDAKCTYGTGSFILMNIGNKPKISDHGLLTTIGWKSTEETVYAVEGSIFATGALIGWLKDGLGIINSPSDTEPLAREVNDNGGVFFSGALTGLGAPYWNSSARGMMIGLTRGTSKAHIVRAVLEYIAFRTREILELMEKETGIRLNKLLVDGGVTRNNFLMEMQANILNIPVDRSLIKETTALGAAMLAGICTDLWDQESLKNKRISEVVFEPSGDRMEEEFKRWKEALKRSMNWAN, encoded by the coding sequence ATGAGCTATATTCTCGCTATCGATCAGGGAACGAGCAGCAGCAAAGCCGTTCTTTTTGATGAAGAACTTTATCAAGTTGCCGTTGCTCAGGAGGAGTTTACGCAGATCTATCCCAAACCCGGGTGGGTAGAACACGATCCCAGAGATATCATCTTAAGCACAATGGGTGCAATTGAGAAAGTAGTCTCGGATGCCAGGATCTCATTCAGAGAAATTGCGGCAATCGGCATCACAAATCAAAGAGAAACTGTCGTTGCCTGGGATGCGGTGACTGATCAGCCGCTTTACAATGCAATAGTGTGGCAGGATCGAAGAACTGCCGACAGATGCAGAGAGATCGAAGAATCTCATGGAGAACTGATAAGACGAAAGACCGGCCTCAAGCCGGATCCCTATTTCTCCGCGACGAAGATGGAATGGTTGCTGGAGAATGTACCGGTAGTTCGAGAGGCGGCTAGAAAGGGGAGATTGAGATTCGGAACGATTGACTCCTGGCTAATCTGGAATCTGACGAGAGAGAACCTCCATGTGTGTGATTTCTCGAACGCGTCGAGAACGATGTTGTTCAACATCGAGAAGCTTGAATGGGATCGCGACCTCCTCAATCTCTTTGGAGTGGAGGAAGAGTTTCTGCCTGAAGTTGTGGAATCATGTAAGCTTCTCGGTCCTTCGATCTATGGCCCGAAAATTGGAGGAATAGCTGGAGATCAGCAGGCTTCACTGTTCGGTCAGACGGCCTTTCAGACCGGTGACGCAAAATGCACATATGGAACGGGTTCATTTATACTTATGAACATTGGAAACAAACCAAAGATTTCCGATCATGGATTGCTTACAACAATAGGCTGGAAGTCAACGGAAGAGACAGTCTACGCCGTGGAAGGTTCGATTTTTGCCACCGGAGCTTTGATAGGCTGGTTGAAAGATGGACTGGGAATCATAAACAGCCCTTCCGATACGGAGCCGCTTGCCAGAGAAGTCAATGACAATGGTGGAGTTTTTTTCTCCGGCGCCCTGACAGGTCTGGGAGCTCCTTACTGGAACTCCTCAGCGAGAGGCATGATGATCGGTTTGACAAGGGGAACGAGTAAAGCACATATTGTGAGAGCCGTTCTCGAATACATTGCTTTCAGAACAAGAGAGATTCTTGAGCTGATGGAAAAGGAAACGGGAATCAGGCTCAACAAACTGCTTGTTGACGGAGGAGTTACGCGAAACAACTTCCTGATGGAGATGCAGGCAAATATCCTGAATATCCCGGTTGACAGATCTCTTATAAAGGAAACGACGGCGCTTGGTGCTGCAATGCTTGCGGGAATATGCACTGACCTCTGGGATCAGGAGAGCTTGAAGAACAAGAGGATAAGCGAAGTTGTCTTCGAACCGTCGGGAGATAGAATGGAGGAAGAGTTCAAGAGGTGGAAAGAGGCGTTGAAGAGATCTATGAACTGGGCAAACTAG
- the tsaE gene encoding tRNA (adenosine(37)-N6)-threonylcarbamoyltransferase complex ATPase subunit type 1 TsaE, translated as MERGVEEIYELGKLELKDLERFAQELGATLEGGETVLLFGDLGSGKTTFVKALASGLGIDQDYVRSPTFNIVNFYPGRLSTGRSEDAGTERAHHALIHVDLYRITCEEEVLDLALHDLMNCDTVLAIEWPELYLEFVSEPYLVVELEHFDEMKRTVKLKPFGSRMKNILDRLTIRIDRDKNEGR; from the coding sequence GTGGAAAGAGGCGTTGAAGAGATCTATGAACTGGGCAAACTAGAACTGAAGGATCTCGAGCGTTTTGCGCAAGAACTTGGAGCGACGCTTGAAGGAGGAGAGACGGTCCTCCTATTCGGTGATCTGGGCAGTGGAAAAACCACGTTTGTAAAGGCGCTAGCCAGTGGGTTGGGCATTGATCAGGATTATGTGAGAAGTCCGACTTTCAACATTGTCAACTTCTATCCCGGTCGATTATCGACTGGCAGAAGCGAAGATGCCGGAACGGAGAGAGCGCATCACGCTCTTATTCACGTTGATTTATACAGGATTACATGTGAAGAAGAGGTTTTGGATCTCGCTCTCCACGATCTCATGAATTGCGATACGGTTCTAGCGATAGAGTGGCCGGAGCTTTACCTTGAGTTTGTTAGCGAACCATATCTCGTCGTTGAACTGGAGCATTTCGACGAGATGAAACGAACAGTGAAATTGAAGCCATTCGGGAGCAGAATGAAGAACATTCTGGACCGTCTGACTATTAGAATAGATCGAGATAAGAATGAAGGAAGGTGA
- the lon gene encoding endopeptidase La, translating into MAQKFELLEKAAVGSERKIEIPDKLPVIPTRTNMLVYPSAVMPLYVGREKSLAALEESIGKFNQMVFLVSQRDITKEDPEIEDLFEIGTIARIVQLMKMPDGNYKILVEGLTRARLSSVEEGENTFIVVAEKLKSKGRKSKMLQALVRRVKELALRYVSMSRRFPDEAIMALEDTSDADKFADFVSSMVPFSLEEKQRLLEEIEAKDRLNTLMELLTREIEILSLEEELDKRVKEKIEQGQKEYYLREKMRAIQEELEGEEDEEIKELKEMAESGELPQEIKEKAEQEISRLEKMSPYSPEATVVRTYLDWLLNLPWQEETDDEIVIKDVRKTLDNNHYGLDDVKERILEFLAARRFSKNLRAPILCLVGPPGVGKTSLGRSVSEAMGRKFGRISLGGMRDEAEIRGHRRTYVGALPGRIMQMIRKLKSRNPVIVLDEVDKMGISFQGDPASALLEVLDPEQNNSFADHFLEVPFDLSRVLFITTANVLYSIPAALKDRMEIIEIPGYTESEKYHIARDHILPKLLDEYNMKDSKLKITPAATRDVIRDYTREAGVRELDRNLAKIIRKATLKIAEGGDSISVGVNELGEYLGAPLFKESDFRKHPEVGVVTGLAWTSVGGEIMYIEVLPVSGKGKTIITGQLGDVMKESAQIAASLARKLCGDEKFTEIFEKKDFHIHVPEGAVPKDGPSAGITLTTAIVSAVTGRKVRSDIAMTGEITLRGKVLPIGGLKEKLMAAYRARMKKVLIPLANKRDLDKVPEEIKSKLEFVFVEDINEVLEEALIPGDGKEC; encoded by the coding sequence ATGGCTCAGAAGTTTGAATTGCTGGAAAAAGCAGCTGTAGGAAGCGAACGGAAGATAGAGATACCCGATAAACTGCCGGTTATACCGACGAGAACAAACATGTTAGTATATCCTTCTGCGGTGATGCCCTTGTATGTTGGACGCGAGAAGTCGCTGGCGGCACTGGAGGAGTCAATTGGCAAATTCAATCAGATGGTATTTCTCGTTTCTCAAAGGGACATTACTAAAGAGGACCCCGAGATCGAAGATTTGTTCGAGATAGGGACGATAGCGAGAATAGTACAGCTGATGAAGATGCCCGATGGGAACTACAAGATTCTTGTTGAAGGGTTGACAAGAGCCAGGCTCTCTTCAGTGGAGGAAGGAGAAAACACGTTTATTGTCGTTGCAGAGAAGCTCAAGTCCAAGGGCAGAAAGAGCAAGATGCTTCAGGCGCTTGTTAGAAGGGTGAAGGAACTTGCGCTGAGGTATGTATCGATGAGCAGACGTTTCCCCGACGAAGCGATAATGGCGCTGGAAGACACTTCCGATGCAGATAAGTTTGCAGATTTCGTTTCTTCAATGGTGCCATTTTCTTTAGAGGAGAAACAACGTCTTCTCGAGGAAATAGAAGCGAAGGATCGTCTCAATACGCTTATGGAGTTACTTACAAGAGAGATTGAAATTCTCTCTCTAGAGGAGGAACTCGACAAGAGGGTTAAAGAGAAGATTGAGCAGGGGCAGAAGGAGTACTACCTGAGAGAAAAGATGAGAGCGATCCAGGAGGAGCTCGAGGGCGAAGAAGACGAGGAAATCAAAGAGCTTAAAGAGATGGCGGAGTCCGGCGAGCTTCCGCAGGAGATAAAGGAGAAGGCAGAGCAGGAGATCTCGAGACTGGAGAAGATGTCTCCATATTCTCCGGAAGCGACGGTCGTGAGAACCTATCTCGATTGGCTCTTGAACCTTCCCTGGCAGGAAGAGACGGATGATGAGATAGTGATCAAGGACGTTAGGAAGACTCTCGATAACAATCACTATGGACTTGACGATGTGAAGGAGAGGATCCTTGAATTCCTGGCGGCCAGGAGGTTTTCGAAGAATCTTCGCGCTCCGATTCTCTGTCTCGTTGGGCCTCCAGGTGTTGGAAAGACTTCACTTGGTCGGTCTGTTTCCGAAGCTATGGGAAGGAAGTTCGGCAGAATCTCGTTGGGAGGCATGAGAGACGAGGCCGAAATAAGGGGCCACAGACGCACTTATGTGGGAGCGCTTCCGGGCAGAATAATGCAGATGATCAGAAAGCTGAAGTCAAGGAATCCGGTAATTGTGCTGGACGAAGTCGACAAGATGGGAATCAGTTTTCAAGGAGACCCCGCTTCTGCTCTTCTAGAGGTTCTTGATCCCGAGCAGAACAACAGTTTTGCCGATCATTTTCTGGAAGTGCCTTTTGATCTTTCCAGAGTCCTGTTCATTACTACGGCAAACGTTCTTTATTCGATCCCTGCAGCTTTGAAAGACAGGATGGAGATTATCGAGATTCCAGGTTATACGGAGTCTGAGAAGTATCACATAGCCAGGGACCATATACTGCCGAAGCTTCTTGATGAATACAACATGAAGGATAGCAAGCTGAAAATAACACCGGCCGCCACCAGGGACGTAATTAGAGACTACACAAGAGAAGCCGGAGTTAGGGAACTCGATAGAAATCTGGCGAAGATCATCAGAAAGGCCACTCTGAAAATAGCCGAGGGTGGCGATTCAATCTCGGTCGGTGTCAATGAACTGGGGGAGTATCTTGGAGCACCTCTATTCAAAGAGAGTGATTTCAGGAAGCATCCAGAGGTTGGCGTGGTGACTGGCCTTGCTTGGACATCGGTTGGGGGAGAAATCATGTACATCGAAGTTCTGCCCGTCTCCGGGAAAGGAAAGACTATCATAACAGGTCAGCTGGGAGATGTTATGAAGGAATCGGCGCAGATCGCGGCGTCGCTCGCCAGAAAGCTTTGTGGAGATGAGAAGTTTACCGAGATCTTCGAGAAGAAGGACTTCCATATTCACGTTCCCGAAGGAGCCGTCCCTAAGGATGGACCCAGCGCCGGGATTACTCTCACGACGGCGATTGTCTCGGCCGTCACCGGAAGAAAAGTGAGAAGCGACATTGCAATGACTGGGGAGATAACTCTAAGAGGGAAGGTACTGCCCATTGGTGGTTTGAAAGAAAAGCTGATGGCAGCTTACCGTGCCAGAATGAAGAAAGTTCTGATCCCTCTCGCAAACAAGAGAGATCTCGATAAAGTCCCCGAAGAGATAAAGTCGAAACTGGAATTCGTCTTTGTCGAGGATATAAATGAAGTACTTGAGGAGGCTCTGATTCCCGGTGACGGTAAAGAGTGCTGA